In Humulus lupulus chromosome 6, drHumLupu1.1, whole genome shotgun sequence, a single genomic region encodes these proteins:
- the LOC133785917 gene encoding uncharacterized protein LOC133785917 produces the protein MFRRAKKLANMSLKEKDVKKLVTLDLLQMVSLVPCEQDLVVESTTGENDTPGQSTEGTEQMTDRHSPGPSPLSRRPGDLVIREPDPQRRSTIPAQPGKGKAIQVEGELSSSSDDEDEFLDQIFNADSDMFRDCVASKRKTGDGSGSMPPQKIQKVVPPSQGRQPGGPTTLPPLTPSSLPPSASLTPTHQGSSSELFRAVSDLGKGLLEDIGRDASTLQSLDSYPRLSVEVVLKRGLAQLMKSLVTIGHAQLRAVDYKELIKVQDDQLVEARSKLEQAERTIAERDESLKKQAQNNASLTTQLEKQSLDIKELVRDNERLISENEELKQEKELDLIRFEEASFDCFYKVWKLNKPLNLDCFPKEAQAEDLARCEARAAEEAANPPALAPTCSAISFRARGAADAEEGVDQPSRGARL, from the exons atgtttaggcgggccaagaaattggctaacatgagtcttaAAGAGAAGGATGTAAAAAAGTTGGTCACGCTGGACCTTCTTCAGATGGTGAGTCTGGTGCCATGTGAGCAGGATCTggtggtggaaagtaccaccggggagaacgacACGCCTGGTCAGTCTACCGAGGGCACAGAGCAAATGACTGATCGGCATTCTCCTGGGCCTTCTCCGCTTTCCCGTAGACCTGGCGACTTAGTCATTAGAGAGCCTGATCCTCAGCGTAGATCTACTATTCCCGCTCAAcctgggaaaggaaaagctatccaggttgaaggggaacttagctcatcctcggacgacgaggatgagttccttgatcagatcttcaacgcag attcagacatgttcagagattgcgttgcttcaaagaggaaaactggtgatggaagtggctctatgcctccacagaagattcagaaggtagtaccgccaagtcaagggaggcaacctgggggaccgactacacttccgccattgaccccctcttcccttcctccttctgcgagcctaactcctactcaccagggtagttCGAGTGAGCTCTTTCGTGCTGTTAGCGACCTGGGCAAGGGGCTTCTTGAGGATATTGGCCGTGATGCATCGACGCTTCAAAGCCTAGACTCCTACCCTCGACTTAGTGTCGAAGTTGTCTTGAAGAGAGGACTCGCTCAATTGATGAAG tcacttgtcaccattggtcaTGCTCAGCTTCGAGCCGTAGATTACAAGGAGCTGATCAAGGTGCaggacgatcaactggtggaggccaggtccaagctggagcaagcagagagaactatagctgaacgggacgagtctctcaaaaagcaggctcaaaacaatgcttccttgacaactcaattggagaagcaatcccttgatattaaagagttagttcgagacaatgagaggttgattagcgagaacgaagagctgaagcaagaaaaagagcttgacttgattcgctttgaggaggccagttttgactgcttctataaggtctggaagctgaacaagcctcttaaTCTTGATTGTTTCCCCAAGGAGGCCCAAGCAGAGGAtcttgccagatgtgaagcaagagccgctgaagaagctgccaacCCTCCTGCACTCGCCCCAACCTGCTCTGCTATATCATTTcgagcgagaggagcagctgATGCAGAGGAGGGAGTCGATCAACCCTCTAGAGGAGCTCGCCTGTGA